The genomic stretch GCAGCGGAGCGGGGACTCGATGGCATCTGCCTGACGGAACACGACCGGTCCTGGGCCCACGACGAGCTGGAGGCCCTCCGGGCTGCGGCGCCGATTGCAGTCTTCCATGCGGTTGAGCTGACTACTGACCTCGGCCACATCCTGGCATTTGGTCTCCCGTCTACGGCCTTCTCTGCCTCGGCGCGGGAGGTTGCCGCCGTCGCGGAGCAGTGTGGAGCGCTGCTCTATCTTGCTCACCCTGCTCGAGACGGGTTGCTCCGTGTCACCCGGGAGACGGTGGAGTACTTCGTCTCCGTCGAATCGGTGAACGGTTCAGATTCACGCCTCCAGAACATCGCCGCCGCCGGCCTCGCGAAGGGATTCAGGCTGCCCG from Tepidiforma thermophila encodes the following:
- a CDS encoding CehA/McbA family metallohydrolase — encoded protein: MLVDLHCHTRPRSACSALEPIELAYLAAERGLDGICLTEHDRSWAHDELEALRAAAPIAVFHAVELTTDLGHILAFGLPSTAFSASAREVAAVAEQCGALLYLAHPARDGLLRVTRETVEYFVSVESVNGSDSRLQNIAAAGLAKGFRLPGIGGSDAHTADEVGRAATRFAGRLTSDADLLEALRSGAYEALLLG